The Aureimonas mangrovi genome includes a region encoding these proteins:
- a CDS encoding family 16 glycosylhydrolase, protein MTHVRSLALSALAFSMCATAALAQERQGTSFVEEFDAGLDRSFWYISDGWTNGAHQNCGWGREEVSVRDGKLILGFSRNEKAGESYRCGEVQTVPVFGQGTYETRVKTPAGSGLNANMFTYIGEVHGKPHDEIDFEFLLKDTSQVQLNVYKDGVGNNEHLTPLTPASDEAFRDYAFVWGPDSIEWYIDGELVHRLDDPSKLPGNDTKIYLSLWSTDTLTSWLGPFEEPDGPLEMEVERVSFTALGDECQYPDSLVCKQAPGE, encoded by the coding sequence GTGACCCACGTTCGATCGCTCGCCCTTTCTGCCCTCGCCTTCTCGATGTGCGCGACCGCCGCGCTCGCGCAGGAGCGGCAGGGCACCTCTTTTGTCGAGGAGTTCGACGCAGGGCTCGACCGCTCCTTCTGGTACATCTCCGACGGCTGGACGAACGGCGCCCACCAGAACTGCGGCTGGGGCAGAGAGGAGGTGTCGGTGCGCGACGGCAAGCTGATCCTCGGCTTCTCCAGGAACGAAAAGGCCGGCGAGTCCTATCGCTGCGGCGAGGTGCAGACCGTGCCCGTCTTCGGTCAGGGTACCTACGAGACGCGGGTGAAGACACCGGCCGGCTCGGGCCTGAACGCCAACATGTTCACCTATATCGGCGAGGTCCACGGCAAGCCGCACGACGAGATCGATTTCGAGTTCCTCCTGAAGGACACCAGCCAGGTGCAGCTCAACGTCTACAAGGATGGCGTCGGCAACAACGAGCATCTCACGCCGCTGACACCCGCCTCGGACGAAGCGTTCCGCGACTACGCCTTCGTCTGGGGACCGGACTCGATCGAGTGGTACATCGACGGCGAACTCGTCCACCGCCTCGACGATCCCTCGAAGCTGCCAGGCAACGATACCAAGATCTATCTGAGCCTATGGAGCACCGACACGCTCACCTCCTGGCTCGGCCCTTTCGAGGAGCCTGACGGCCCGCTGGAAATGGAGGTCGAGCGGGTCTCGTTCACCGCTCTCGGCGACGAATGCCAGTATCCCGATTCGCTCGTCTGCAAACAGGCACCGGGCGAGTGA
- a CDS encoding glycosyl transferase family 1 codes for MTTILYLVHDLGDAAVEKRVAMLQAGGARVALAGFRRGEAPPDAIRGVVPVDLGRTYDGDFRQRIAKLASALVSRQKGALAALNPDVVVARNLEMLALARSLPFAAPAQPRFVYETLDIHRLLLRKDAVGRAMRRLERSLLSPAALIVTSSPAFIENYLRPLQKVDAPIMLLENKVLDLSGSPAPAVARDPTSGRPLRIGWFGALRCSRSLDLLGAFSRAMEGRYEIILRGRPATREFANFEGQVAAEPFMRFEGPYRAEDLPRLYAEVDYVWAIDFFEAGLNSDWLLPNRLYEGCRHGAVPIAMAHTQTGRTLAGLGIGVLLQEAEPDHLAHRLALADPDALRDDVASLDPSLFAFDREDCRALVAALAGSGEAAVMKEAA; via the coding sequence ATGACGACGATCCTCTATCTCGTCCACGACCTCGGCGATGCGGCCGTCGAAAAGCGCGTTGCCATGCTTCAGGCCGGCGGCGCGCGCGTCGCGCTGGCAGGCTTCCGGCGCGGCGAGGCGCCGCCCGACGCGATCCGCGGCGTCGTCCCGGTCGACCTCGGGCGCACGTATGACGGTGACTTCCGCCAGCGCATCGCCAAGCTCGCCTCGGCTCTCGTCTCGCGGCAGAAGGGAGCGCTGGCAGCGCTCAACCCCGATGTGGTGGTGGCGCGCAATCTCGAGATGCTAGCGCTCGCCCGCAGCCTTCCGTTCGCGGCCCCGGCGCAGCCTCGCTTCGTCTACGAGACGCTGGACATCCACCGCCTGCTCCTCCGTAAGGACGCCGTGGGACGGGCGATGCGGCGGCTGGAGCGCAGCCTCCTGTCGCCCGCCGCGCTGATCGTCACGAGTTCGCCGGCCTTCATCGAGAACTATCTGCGCCCGCTCCAGAAGGTCGATGCGCCGATCATGCTTCTGGAGAACAAGGTTCTCGACCTTTCGGGCTCCCCTGCCCCAGCCGTCGCGCGCGACCCCACCTCTGGACGACCGCTGCGCATCGGCTGGTTCGGCGCGCTTCGCTGCTCCCGCTCGCTCGATCTCCTCGGCGCCTTCTCTCGCGCGATGGAGGGACGGTACGAGATCATCCTGCGCGGACGGCCCGCGACGCGCGAGTTCGCCAACTTCGAGGGCCAGGTCGCGGCCGAGCCCTTCATGCGTTTCGAGGGCCCCTATCGGGCCGAAGACCTGCCGCGCCTCTACGCGGAGGTCGATTATGTCTGGGCGATCGACTTTTTCGAAGCCGGGCTGAACAGCGACTGGCTCCTGCCGAACCGACTCTACGAAGGCTGCCGTCACGGCGCGGTGCCGATCGCGATGGCGCACACGCAGACCGGCCGCACCCTCGCCGGCCTCGGCATCGGCGTCCTCCTCCAGGAGGCCGAGCCCGACCATCTCGCCCACCGCCTCGCGCTGGCCGACCCCGACGCCCTCCGCGACGACGTCGCCTCGCTCGACCCCTCACTCTTCGCCTTCGACCGGGAAGATTGCCGCGCACTGGTCGCAGCCCTCGCCGGCTCGGGCGAAGCGGCGGTGATGAAGGAGGCAGCATGA